GATGCAGCCTcgtttttgcatgttacaggatatcaagacggggatgatagttgggcgtggcactgagcgacatggactgtactacgtggatgagatagcccaacagagtactgCGATGCTAACTCACGGACTGAAAGACAGACAGATTTGGCTCTTGCATCgccggttagggcacccatctatAGGATATCTCCATCTACTCTTTCCCGAGTTAGTTTCTTCTTCACatgttttgaattgtgaaacttgtgttttggcaaaaagtcATAGACATTCCTTCAGATTGAACAATACTAGAGAAAAATCACCATTTGCCTTGGTccactctgatgtgtggggtccagcCCCGGTTACTGGGGgacaaggttttcgatattttttgctatttattgatgatttttctcgtATGTcctggatttattttttgaaaacaaaatcagaAGTTTTTGAGAAGTTCACAGAGTTCTATAGTCTTGTTCAAACCCAGTACAACTCCAAAATCCAAATCCTTAGGtccgataatgggagggaatatGTGAACTCTAGAATGAAAACCTTCTTCATCGAAAAAGACCTTGTCCACCAAACATCGTGTGCatatacaccagaacaaaatggggtagccgagcgAAAAAACCGATACATTCTGGAGATCACCCGTGCACTCCTAATCGAATCCCACATTCCTAAATCCTTTTGGCCAGAAGCTATTGCAACAGCCGTTTACCTCCTCAATCGTCTTCCAACAGGAATCCTAAACTTCAAAACCCCCCTAGAGGTCTTCTCTTCCCTACACTcgacaccttcatctctcaaccTCGAACCCAAAATTTTCGGCTGCTCCGTATTTGTTCACATACCCAAACATGATCGTGACAAATTCTCGCCATGTGCAGTAAAATGTGTCTTCTTGGgttatggaaaaaatcagaaagggTATAGATGTTATGACCCGTCAACAGATCGCATGTACGTAACTATGAACTGCGACTTTGTTGAGAGTGAGTActtctatagccaatctagtggtcagggggagagtgagacAGAAAATCCAAGCAGTGACGCCCTAAATTGGCTACCTCtgtggggagaaaccattcaggGGGAGGATATTCATGGGGAAAACAGCCAAACTACCATATCAGGCCAAAATCCTGTCATAGATATCGGTCCAACAGAGGAAGTTAGCAGTACCGCCGGGCAATCAAATCCACAGGAACATAACATGCCGCTTCAGGACGCTGCCAAGCTATCTGACCAGTCCTTGAATCCTGAGGTAAACGCTTCTGATCCCAATATTGGTACCCTACTTGAAACCACTGACAGTGGCAGGGAAAACAGAAGTGATATAAATGAGCCACCAACGGAACAAGGAACAGGGCACGGCAGATTGCCCCAAAGAAGTACAAGGGGCATCCCCCCTCGGAGATATTCGCCAGACTGGAAAGGGCACAAATCCAGATACAGTATTGCCAATCTCACCCAGGGACACCTTACCGAAATGGCTAGGGCGTTCGAAGTTGCactttatgaagaagaagagattccgCAGTCCTTCGAAGAGGCAAGGAAACACAAGCACtggagggaagccatgaagaaggagattgatgccttgataaaaaatgaaacgtgGGAAAAGTGTACTCTACCTCCGAGAAAGAAACCAGTAGGATGTCGGtggatcttcaccataaaaaggcgtgcagatggttcaatcgagagatacaaggcaagattggttgctaagggataTACTCAGGTGTATGGAGTAGACTACGAAGAAACTTTCTCCCCTGTGGCCAAACTAAATACAGTAAGAGCACTTCTATCTGTAGCTGCATGTAAAGAATGGCCATTATACCAGTTTGATGTTACAAATGCCTTCCTTCATGGAGAACTTGAGAAAGACAAAGAAGTCTACATGGAGGTCCCCCCAGGTTTTTGTGAAGAATTTGGAAAAGGACAGGTGTGCAGACTGAGGAAGACCCTCTATGGGTTAAAGCAATCCCCCAGAGTGTGGTTTGGAAGATTCTGCCAGGCAATGTTCAAGCATGGCTTCAAACAGAGCCATTCAGATCACACGCTATTCCTAAAGAAGAGGAACGGTAAAATGACATGTCTAATaatctatgttgacgacatgatcataacaGGAGATGATGCCGAGGAGATCCAAAATCTAAAAGAGAATCTTTTCaaggagtttgaaatgaaggacttgggagcCTTAAAGTACTTCCTAggaattgaagtgttgagatccaagcacggaatattcctaagacagaagaagtatgttcTTGACATGTTAGCATAAACGGGCCTACTGGACTGCAAGCCTGCCGAAACGCCAATGGTACCCAACCATGGATTGAAGATTGTGGATGGAGCTAAACCTACAGACCAGGGAAGATATCAACGATTAGTAGGTAAACTTATCTATCTTTCTCATACTAGACCCGACATCACATATGCAGTCGGAGTTgtcagtcaattcatgcaccAGCCCCAGGAAGATCATATGGATGCTGTCATGAGAATTGTGAGATACTTAAAGGGAACAGCCAGCTATGGGGTATTCTTAGAGAAGAtgaaagatttggaaattgatggatacactgatgccgattgggcaagcaatccggtggatagaaaatctaccggaggatattttacctttgttgggggcaaccttgtcacttggagaagcaagaagcaaaaaGTTGTAGCtttatcaagtgcagaagccGAATTTCGAGGAATCAGAAGTGGCCTAATGGAGATACTTTGGCTTAGGAGATTGTTAACAGAAATTGGCTTTCCACCCACTCGGAAGAGTCAGCTTTTTTGTGACAATAAAGCTGCAATTAGCATTTCAGAAAATCCCGTACAGCATGACAGGACCAaacacgttgaggtcgatcgtcaCTTTATCAAAGAGAAACTTGAAAACGGCATCATCGAATTTCCCTTCGTCCGATCTGAGGAACAACTTGCAGACATACTAACCAAGGCATTGAGTCCGAAAGTCTTCAAAGAATTTCtgggcaagttgagtatcggagataccgttgctcaacttgagggggagtgttggaaaaagAAATCATAAATTAGCCGGCCATCATTCATTAGCCGCCCATCATTCATTACAGTGGAGTTCCTAGAATATATTTATGTGTGTAGAGTTCCTAGTTGTGGTAGAGTTCCAATATCCATTTATTGATGTACTCCAAGGGACTCAAatctccctataaatactagggagaTGAGCATTTCAAATATACAAGAAAAACATACAATAAACTTATCTTTCTACCTCCTACTACTAAAATGCTTTACCAATCTTTCAATAtttctctcgattaccatctttaagacaTACATTCATTAATTGTTAAGAGAAGTTTTTTAAACGCTCACACCCAAGTCTCCATATAGAATGTTAAATCATTTTCTTAATACTAATTATCCCATACAGATTACATTACTAAACACTATCTTTAATTATTCCTTACTAAATTCCTAAGTCAGTTTGAAGTCTTTATTCCCTTAGTGAACTCCAAAAGGTCTGTACTTTGCTAAACCTCTAAAGCCTATTTAAACTCGTAAAATTTCACTTAATTCTCTTCGAAGCCCTCCTCTGACCTTCCTCAACTTGTAAGTTTGATTTGTGGTTGTAAAACACTTGAATTTGGTTGTTTACTCTCTCGTAATTTTGAAGACTTTGATCTTCCTGACCAATAATTCATAAACTCGTTGTTCAATTCAAACTAGTCTTCTTGTTTCGATGAAACACAAACTACATTAACGTCATTGTAGAAATAGTACAATGTTTTCATTGGAATTAATGTTAAATATTATCGAATTTCTTTTCAATATCCTTGAATTTTTGTTTCGCACAATTGTTACTATTCGGTCGGATCTCGAGTTCacgattttattttatcttagtATTTTTCTTGGCCAACTTTATAGTACTCATGAGGGAGTATATGAGACATGATGcctatgtttttgttttgtatgCAAATCCGTGAGAAATATTTGTGAGTTGTTGATGGTGTTTGAATTCGGTATCTTCCAACGCTGGTTGTGGTGCACTTATGAAGTGGTGCACTTCAATATTTGCCAACGCTGGTTGTTCTATCGACTCTAAACCTGTATATCAAGAACCAGCTATTGATGCTCGTACTCGTGATGCTGCTTCCAATCAAGAAAAAAATCCTTGTACTGTGGCTTGAGTGATGAGGCTTTTCTCATGATATATGAGTTTATTCGACGAGGACTTTATGTTACACATGACTTAATCTGTTGCTTTAAGTTTCTAACATCTTAGTTTCACATGTTCCTGACTAGTATAAATAGATGTTCTTAACTTTGTTTAATTTCTTGCAGATGTGAACATGATTATGAATAGTTTCATACTTTTCATTATTGGTTACTCCTCTACAGATTTGATGGCTGGTGTCCAAATGTCTCCAAAGAAGGCTTTGCGGGTTGCAATGCTCAAAAGTTGTTTCGCAGATACTATCTTCAAAGATACACATCCGACACTTGTATGTACATTATACTTCTGCTACACTCTATTGTATATTTGGTCGGTATGCTGAATATTGTGTGTTTCTTTACTAGTCTAGTATTGTAGAACAACTCAATGCTGCTGAAATGGCTTCtcgtgagagagaaagaaatgatGCAAGGATAGTACATAGTTCTAACATTTGGCCAagcaaattcatttttttctttgttagcTTTGTGTTCATGCTAACCGTCGAAAACTGTTGCTTGTATTTCGGGTGGAAAAAAACTGTTAAGATCGATAGGCCTCCAAACATGTTGAAAGATATGGATAATCTCTTTGGTCTCTATCCAAATTCGAAGTCCTTGGAGCAAATTCGCTTGTTCGTGAAAGAAAACTATGTGGAAGATGATGATCCAGAAAGCGAAGAAATTTTTTAGTAGAAATGTGATTGTATATTcccaaaacaaaagaaaggaaTCATATATTTAAAATTGTATATGTATTAATGAATTGTAATCTATGAAGAAAGGTTTTTCAAGTCCTACATCCAAAGTCATGAATTGTAGTCTATAAAGAAAATTGGTATATACATTCATGAATTGTACTCTGTAAATTGTATATATATTCATAATTGATTGATGAAAAAGACCATTTGCCTATTGAATTGTATTAGGGAAAATGTATCAATTGTATTGAATGAATAATTACGTTTACAGTGATCACTCTTTATAGAGGGGATGAAGTAGTGAGCAAGAAATACACAATATACCTAAAAATATACACACTCTATATGGAAATAAATCTCATCATATCCTCCTAATTTGTTCGTATATTCTAACACTctccctcaagttaagtaacgggattttcgaaacttaacttgcccaaaGCTTCTGCAAAATTCTTGGATCCCACTGCCTTTGTCAAGATGTCTGCCAGTTGATTTTCAGATCGAACAAATGGAAACTCAATAATTCCatcttcaatttttcctttATAAAATGTCTATCGACTTCCACATGTTTTGTCTGGTCATGTTGGACGGGATTTTCAGAGATACTGATCGCGGCCTTATTATCACAGAATATCTGACAGGTTTTCTGCGATAAGAATCCCAATTCATTCATCAATCTTCGGAGCCATAATACCTCAGTCAATCCATTCCTGATTCCTCTAAATTCTTCCTCTGCACTGGACAACgctaccaccttctgcttcttgctctTCCATGTAACCAGATTGCCCCCAACGAAGGTAAAATATCCAGAAGTGGATCGTCTATCCACTGGGTTCCCAGCCCAACCAGCATCCGTGTAGCCATGAATCTCCAAATGGTCATTTTTCTTGAACATTACACCATGATCAAACGTACCTTTCAAGTATCGAACTATCCTTAAAGTTGCTTCAAGATGGTCACACTGTGGccgatgcatgaattgacttaccACAGTGACAGCATATGCTATATCTGGTCTAGTGTGTGATAAATAGATCAACTTCCCTACTAACCTTTGATACCTCTCTCGATTAGCTAGTTGGGCTCCTTCTGGAATTCTGAAGACCATGATTTACTGCGATATGAGTGTCTGCCGGTTTGCACTCCATCATTCTAGTTTCTACTAGGAGATCCAACATGTATTTCTTCTGATTGATGAAAATTCCTTCTCTTGATCTTAGCGCTTCAACTCCAAGGAAGTACTTTAGAGCtcccaaatctttcatctcaaactccttAGCTAGATCCCCTTTTAACTATTCCATCTCATCTGCATCATCTCAtgtgataatcatgtcgtcaacataaATGTTAAGACAAGTGAttttttccccttcttcttcagAAATAAGGTGTGGTCGGAATTGCTCTGCTGATAGTCTTATTTCTTCATTACTTTGGTGAACCTCTCAAACCAAGCTATTGGAGATTGTTTCAACCCGTATAGCGTTATCTTTAACAGACAGACTTCCCCATCTGCAAATTCATCCTCAAAGCCCGAAGGAGCCTCCATATATACCTCCTTTTTCAACTCACCATGCAAAAATGCGTTGcttacatcaaactggtgtagggGCCAATCTTTATTGGCTGCCACGGATAACAGTACTTTGACGGTATTCATCTTGACTACCGGAGAGAAGGTTTCTGAGTAGTCCACTCCATAGGTTTGAGTGTATCCCTTTGCAACAAGACGAGCTTTGTATCTTTCAATTGATCCATCAGGCCGTCGCTTGAtcgtgaagacccatctgcatcctACAGGTTTCTTCCCCTCTGGCAATAGACATTTAACCCATGTGTGATTCCTTGCTAGAGCTTTCAGTTCTAGCATCATTGCCTCCCTCCAGTGTGATTTTTATGGCCTCCATCCATGTCTGTGGAATCTCCTCCTCTTCGTATAATGCTTCCTCGAATGCTCTAGCCATCTttgtcaaattatattttgcCATATTTCCAATTGCATATCGTGGTCGTCTGGTTTCCCTATCTGGAGAATATCGCTTTGGTGGAACTCCCCAAGTACTCCTCGAAGGTAGGATGTATTGTTCCGTGTCTCCATCTATAACTTCATCAAATATGTCTATATTAGTAGTCACAGGAATCTCAGTAAGATTATTTACCACAGATACCGAAGAGGATGATGCTGGGTGGACACTTAATTCCACAGGCTGAGTAGTGTTTAAGACAGGCTCGGCGACAGATGTAGCTGGCTCGAGTGGCCCTTCAGTGAGAGTATGATTATGGGACACATGTAACCAACTTAGCATGTCATCAGTTATAAGGACATTTATTCCCCTCTCCCCCTGACTGGTAAATTGTGTGTTATAGAACAATTCAGTTTCGAGAAAGGTGCAGTTCATCATGGTTATAACTTGTCGGGTTTTTGGATCATAACATTGATATCCCTTCTGATTGAACACATACCCGATAAACACACATTTAATAGCGCATGGGGACAGTTTCTATCGCTCATGTTTCGGGACATGAACGAAGACAGAGCAGCCAAATATACGATGGTCaaagcatccacaaccgtgctatTGCCAACGagtacggttgtgggcccgaccccactttatctgtctgctcttaggcaagagcacaacacccacagtcgtgctcttccgcaaggacgagcacaagggtcccaccattccattattcaatataaataaaaacatttccacaaaattaacaTACACTAaacatacccggaataatattacaaaatacattaaaaattaaaaattacttaattaaaatcttaaaaaataaaaattacgtaattaaaatcctaaaaataaaaaattatataattaaactcctaaaaattaaaaattacattattaaattcataaaattaaaaaacccactactcgtggccgaatttcgcccacatgtgtttgattaggtcttcttgtagctcaacg
This genomic interval from Salvia splendens isolate huo1 chromosome 13, SspV2, whole genome shotgun sequence contains the following:
- the LOC121761936 gene encoding uncharacterized protein LOC121761936, translated to MAGVQMSPKKALRVAMLKSCFADTIFKDTHPTLSSIVEQLNAAEMASRERERNDARIVHSSNIWPSKFIFFFVSFVFMLTVENCCLYFGWKKTVKIDRPPNMLKDMDNLFGLYPNSKSLEQIRLFVKENYVEDDDPESEEIF